From the Polaribacter huanghezhanensis genome, the window TTTTCTTCTTTTTTTAGGAACGGCAATCACTCTTTTTCCTGTGATATAATCCGCAGTTAACGTATCGTGTTTTTTTAATTCTTCAAAAGTTCCTTCGCTTACAATTTCTCCGCCATGTCTTCCAGCTCCAGGACCAATGTCAAACACAAAATCTGCTGCTTCAATCATGTCTTTGTCATGTTCTACAACCAACACCGAATTGCCAATATCTCGTAATTTTATTAAAGAATCAATTAATTTTTGATTGTCTCTTTGGTGCAAGCCAATACTCGGTTCGTCTAAAATATACAACACACCAACTAGTTGAGAACCGATTTGTGTTGCCAATCTGATGCGTTGCGTTTCTCCGCCAGACAACGATTTTGAAGTTCTGTCTAAGTTTAAATAATCTAAACCAACATCAAGTAAAAACTGAATTCGAGTTCTAATTTCTTTTAAAATTTCTTCGGCAATTGTTAACTGCCTTTTAGAGATTTTATTATCGATTTTATCAAACCAATTTGCCAATTCGGTGATGTCCATCTTCGCTAAATCGCTAATATTTTTATCGAGAATTTTAAAATATAAGGCTTCTTTTTTAAGGCGATTTCCGTTACACGTAGAACACGAAACTTCGTCCATAAAATCTTTTGCCCATCTTTTTATAGAAGTAGATTCACTGTTTTTATACTGACTGTTGATAAATGAAATAATGCCTTCAAAATCAATTTCGTAATTTCTAGTGATGCCAATTGATTTAGATTCTATATTAAATTTTTCGTTTCCGCCATTTAAAATAATATCAATTGCTTCTTTGGGGATTTTACTAATTGGATCGTTTAATTTAAAATTGTAGCGTTCTGCAATTAATTCTAGTTGTTTAAAAATCCAGCTATTTTTTTGTTCTCCTAAAGGAATAATTCCGCCATTTTTTATAGAAATAGCTTCATCAGGAATTACTTTATTCAAGTTCACTTCATTGGTGATTCCCAATCCGTTGCAAGATGCACAAGCACCTTTAGGTGAATTAAAAGAAAAGGTATTTGGTTCTGGATTTGGATATGCAATTCCGGTTGTTGGACACATTAAATCTCTACTAAAATATCTTGGGTTATTGGTTTCTAAATCAATCACCATTAAAATATTATCGCCAGTATATAAAGCCGTTTTTATCGTTTCTTCTAGTCTTTTTTCTACGGAATTATTGACTGCAATTCTGTCAATTACAACTTCTATATCGTGCGTTTTGTATCTGTCTAAACGCATTCCTTTTGTTATCTCAATAATTTCTCCATCAACACGGACTTTCACAAAACCCTGTTTAGAAATTTGCTGAAATAATTCTCTGTAATGTCCTTTTCTAGACTTTACAAGCGGTGCTAAAACAGCAATTTTTTTATCTTGAAAATCGGTAAGAATTAATTCTTTGATTTTTTCATCCGAATAACTGACCATTTTTTCATCCGTATTATAAGAATACGCATCAGCAGCTCTGGCAAAAAGCAATCTTAAAAAATCGTAGATTTCTGTAATCGTTCCAACAGTAGAGCGCGGACTCTTGTTGGTGGTTTTTTGCTCGATAGAAATCACCGGAGAAAGTCCGTCAATTTTATCAACATCAGGGCGTTCTAATCCGCCTAAAAATTGTCTTGCGTAGGCAGAAAATGTTTCAATATAACGTCTTTGTCCTTCTGCATAAATAGTATCAAAAGCCAACGAAGATTTTCCGCTTCCGCTTAAACCAGTAATAACAACTAGTTTTTCGCGTGGAATTTTTACATCAATATTTTTTAAATTATGAACTCTAGCGCCAAAAACTTCTATATATTCTTGTTGTTTCAATCTGCGAATTTTAGGAAAAAGGCAAAGTTACACAAACCAATTTATTTTTTACTAAAAAGCAAAGAGCAATTCATCTTTATATATTATCTTGCATACACAAAATTATAAGATGAGTTTTATACATTCAGTAAGGCATTATTTTGAACGTCATGGATTTGCAGTTTCTACAAGATTAGCAGATCGGTTAGGAATGCGTGCCTTGAATGTGAGATTGTTCTTTATTTATATTTCTTTTGTAACCGTTGGGTTGTCTTTTGGGTTGTATTTAACCTTGGCTTTTGTATTGCGGTTAAAAGATATGGTGTATACAAAACGCAGTTCTGTTTTTGATTTATAATGATTGATATAAAATCAAAATTTTATAAAGCGATATTATTTCTGCTATCAATTCTTGCAATTGGCGTTGTTGGCTATATGTTTTTGTCTGAGTTTAGTTTTATTGATGCTGTTTATATGACAGTTATTACAATATCTACAGTTGGGTTTAGAGAATTACACCCAATGAATTCAGAAGAAAAAATATTTACAATATTTTTAATTTTAACAAGTCTTTCTTTATTTGGGTATGCAGTTTCATCATTTACGGAAGCAATAGCAAGTGGAGAATTTTTTAAACAATTAAAACGAAAGAAAGTGCAACAAAAAATAGATAAACTAAAGAATCATATCATTGTTTGTGGTTATGGAAGAAATGGTATGCAAGCAATTCATAAATTAAAAAACTATCAAAAAGAGTTTGTAGTTGTAGAAAAAGATAAAGAAATATTAAGTTTTTTAGAAGCAGAAGGGATTTTATATATTGAAGGAGATGCGACTACCGATGAAATATTATTGAATGCAGGGATAGAAAATGCAAGTAATTTGATTACCGCTTTGCCTTCTGATGCAGATAATTTATTTGTAGTTTTAACAGCAAGTCAATTAAATAAAAACTGTAGAATTATTAGTAGGGCATCCAACGAATCATCGTTTAATAAATTAAAATTTGCAGGAGCATCAAATGTAATTATGCCAGATAAGTTAGGTGGCGCACATATGGCTTCTTTAGTTGTAACACCAGATGTTATAGAGTTTGTAGATAGATTAACCATTGAAGGAGAAACAACTGCAAACTTAGAAGAAGTAGCTGTAAATGATTTGCCTAAAGAATATTTAGGGAAAACAATTTTTGATTTAGATCTACGAAAAAAAACAGGTTGTTCTGTGATTGGATTTAAAACTTCTGATGGGGATTATATTATCAATCCAGAATCAGCAATAAAATTAGTAGCAGACTCTGGTTTAATTGTTTTAGGAAAACCAGAACAGATTGTAAAATTAAGAAAGTTGTTTTAATGAAAATAAAAATTCTTATTACTGGAAGTAACGGATTGTTAGGTCAAAACTTAATTGAATTATTTCTAAAAGACACCAAAAATTACGAAATTTTCGGATTCTCTAGAGGAGAAAATAGAAGCGGAAGAACCGATTTTGAATATCAAGATATTGATATTACGAACCAACAATTGTTAGCAAAAAAAACAAAGCAAATCAAACCAAATTTTATTATCAATACCGCAGCAATGACAAATGTTGACGCGTGCGAAAACGATAAAGTTGGTTGTTATGATTTAAACGTAAATGTTGTTCAGTATCTAGCAGCTATTT encodes:
- the uvrA gene encoding excinuclease ABC subunit UvrA; translation: MKQQEYIEVFGARVHNLKNIDVKIPREKLVVITGLSGSGKSSLAFDTIYAEGQRRYIETFSAYARQFLGGLERPDVDKIDGLSPVISIEQKTTNKSPRSTVGTITEIYDFLRLLFARAADAYSYNTDEKMVSYSDEKIKELILTDFQDKKIAVLAPLVKSRKGHYRELFQQISKQGFVKVRVDGEIIEITKGMRLDRYKTHDIEVVIDRIAVNNSVEKRLEETIKTALYTGDNILMVIDLETNNPRYFSRDLMCPTTGIAYPNPEPNTFSFNSPKGACASCNGLGITNEVNLNKVIPDEAISIKNGGIIPLGEQKNSWIFKQLELIAERYNFKLNDPISKIPKEAIDIILNGGNEKFNIESKSIGITRNYEIDFEGIISFINSQYKNSESTSIKRWAKDFMDEVSCSTCNGNRLKKEALYFKILDKNISDLAKMDITELANWFDKIDNKISKRQLTIAEEILKEIRTRIQFLLDVGLDYLNLDRTSKSLSGGETQRIRLATQIGSQLVGVLYILDEPSIGLHQRDNQKLIDSLIKLRDIGNSVLVVEHDKDMIEAADFVFDIGPGAGRHGGEIVSEGTFEELKKHDTLTADYITGKRVIAVPKKRRKGNGKKIQLKGATGNNLKNVSVEFPLGKMICVTGVSGSGKSTLINETLYPILNAHIYRGVKKPMPYKSIKGLEHIDKVIDIDQSPIGRTPRSNPATYTGTFGEIRSLFARTPEAAIRGYKPGRFSFNVTGGRCETCQGGGVRVIEMNFLPDVHVECETCQGKRFNRETLEIRYKGKSISDILGMTIDDAVVFFEKVPKIHRKIKTIKDVGLGYITLGQQSTTLSGGEAQRIKLASELSKRDTGNTFYILDEPTTGLHFEDIRVLMDVLNKLADKGNTVLIIEHNLDVIKLADYIIDIGMEGGKKGGEVLCFGTPEEVAKHKTSYTAKFLKKEVS
- a CDS encoding PspC domain-containing protein, coding for MSFIHSVRHYFERHGFAVSTRLADRLGMRALNVRLFFIYISFVTVGLSFGLYLTLAFVLRLKDMVYTKRSSVFDL
- a CDS encoding potassium channel family protein — translated: MIDIKSKFYKAILFLLSILAIGVVGYMFLSEFSFIDAVYMTVITISTVGFRELHPMNSEEKIFTIFLILTSLSLFGYAVSSFTEAIASGEFFKQLKRKKVQQKIDKLKNHIIVCGYGRNGMQAIHKLKNYQKEFVVVEKDKEILSFLEAEGILYIEGDATTDEILLNAGIENASNLITALPSDADNLFVVLTASQLNKNCRIISRASNESSFNKLKFAGASNVIMPDKLGGAHMASLVVTPDVIEFVDRLTIEGETTANLEEVAVNDLPKEYLGKTIFDLDLRKKTGCSVIGFKTSDGDYIINPESAIKLVADSGLIVLGKPEQIVKLRKLF